The genomic region GATTCTATCAGGAAGGTTCGCAAATCCGATTGTACTACTCTTATACCTGAAAAAATGAGCTTGCAGTTCAGGGGTGATGCCAGAAGAGTTATGGAAGGCGATTCATTAACAGGTGAGTTAAGCATCAAAGGTGTGGATATTGAAGTTCTCCCTGCTTACGCCTCATGTGAGTCAGGTCGAACTCTGGGTGAAGGTGTGGGTTATTTCTTCACATTTGGGGATCTTAGTATTTATCACGCCGGGCATTCATGTGATATTGCAGATCTGGAATCTCTCTCTCCCGATATTGTAATGTTGCCGCTTGGTGATGAACAGCTAATTAGCATACAAAAAGCAGAAGAAGCAATAACTAAACTTTCACCAGATTATGTTATTCCTATGTGTTACGACGATGCAACTAATATTAATATCTCTGGATTTGTGGATCGAATAAAGTCAGAGTGTCCATCCACAGAGGTCTTATTTTTTAAGTC from Methanolobus tindarius DSM 2278 harbors:
- a CDS encoding MBL fold metallo-hydrolase; the encoded protein is MAEITIKGVLIRKLEYAGFMVKSDEMVLYIDPNGLGDEQIPEENMADLIVITHEQYGHCDPDSIRKVRKSDCTTLIPEKMSLQFRGDARRVMEGDSLTGELSIKGVDIEVLPAYASCESGRTLGEGVGYFFTFGDLSIYHAGHSCDIADLESLSPDIVMLPLGDEQLISIQKAEEAITKLSPDYVIPMCYDDATNINISGFVDRIKSECPSTEVLFFKS